The genomic segment ACAATACGAAAGAGGTCGAATGGGATGACGATCACGAAGGCAATGGTCATTGGAGCAACCGGCGGAACGGGTGCCGCAATTACGGAAGAGCTGGTAAGTCGCGGGATCGACACGATTGCGTTCGGGCGTTCACGTCACAAATTAGAGCAATTCGCGAATCGGCTAGGCAACCCTGCTCATCTGACGCTTGCCGTTGGGGATGCCATGCGACCGGACGATATCGCTTCTCAAGCTGGCGGGGCGGACGTATGGTTCCATTGCGCGAACGTTCCGTACCACGAGATGACGAGTAAGCTGATTCCGCTGGGCGAGTCGGTGATGGAGGCGGCGGACCGCATGGCTGCTCGAGTCGTCGCCATTGACGGAATATACCCTTACGGCAGGAGACAATCCAACCCCGTAACCGAGGAGCATCCGAAAGCGCCGCATACGCGAAAAGGTAAAGTTCGCTTGGACTATGAACGGATGTTGTTTAGCAAGCGGTGGAACAAGGCCAAGGTTGCGATCGCCCGATTGCCGGATTATTACGGACCTACCGCCAACGAAGCCTCGTATTTGGGCTCGACGCTGGAAGCGATCGCCGCCGGCAAGATGGCGTTTTACATCGGGAATATGCATATTCCCCGCGAATTCGTCTACTTGCCGGACGCGGCGGCCATGATTGTCGAGCTGGCGGGTAAAGAAATCGCCTACGGCCAGAATTGGCATATCCCGGGTACCGGGTTAATCGCAGGGCGAGACATCGTGAAGATTGCGCAATCGGCAAGCGGCAGCGTCAAATCGGTCATTCCGTTAAAGAAGCTGGGCTTGTCTCTACTCGGAATCGGCATGCCTGTTATGAAGGAAGTGGTGGAAATGCTTTACTTAACAGAAGAGCCTCTGACGCTTAGCCGAGACAAGTACGAGAGGTTCATCGGCCCGGTCGTGGCAACACCGTTCCAAGAGGGGATCGCCTCAACGATAAAAGCCTTACAAAAGAGAATATAACCAATAGCCATCTCAGTAATTATCGTGTTGAGACAGCACAATTGATGAATGAATAGAAAAACTCAATTAACGATCATCATAAATTTATGTTAGAGTGTATTTGAGTTTATTCCGAGTGAAAAACTTGAATTTTAATCTCTTTTGCAGGGAGTCCTTTGAGGGATGAGTGAAATTTATCGTTTAGCGACACAAGAGGATGCGGAGAGAATACAAGAGGTAATCTATGAGGCTTATATCACGATACGCGAGCTTGAGCTTCATTGGCCTGCCGCCCATGCGGATTTGGCCATGATCCAGACGAATATCGCTGAACATGAATGCTACGTTTTGGAGATCGATGGTGAAGTGCAAGCTACGGTTACCCTGTCTAAAGGCAATGAGCTTAAAGGAATTACGGATCTGCCTTTCCTGAGATGGTTTGCCGTGGATCCTGCGTCTCAGGGAAAAGGGGTGGGCAACAAGCTGCTCACTTGGGTGGAGGAGCAGATCATTCGCGATAAGTTGGGTGCGCCAGCCGTTACATTAGCGACTGCCGAGAAACATCCATGGCTGCTGCCCATGTATGAACGCCGAGGCTATGAACGATTGATGGCCTTTGACCCGGGAAATGGGGACGGGACGATGCATTTATTAAAGAAAAGTGTCGCTCCGGGCAACTAAAGCTTCATTGTTTATGGCGTTGACTTCAGACAGACAAGGCTTATGCGACCGTAGATTCGGGGTCAAACCGGCTATAGCCGTACGGGGGTTCGCCCGTGCGGCTAAAGTCGGTACGATGACCCTATTTTTTAACCACCGGAACCCAAAATTCGCCGTAGAACGTGCCGTCGCCATTTTCTTTGCGATAAGTCGCATTTGGACCGCCGATATAAGCATAGTCCGTGACTTGCGACAAGACTTCGGCAAAAGCGCGGTAAGTCAACTGATCGAACAGAGCTTCCTTGTCGCCGGTTCCTGCGACCACGATGTACTCGCTCTCCGGAAACTCGATGATGCGCGTTGCGTCAGTCACCGATTTGCTAGCTTCTACCGCGAAGTAATTCCACGGTCTGCCTTGATAAACCTCGTTGACTGACCATTCACGATCATCCTTTGCGGCCGCCTTAAGCTTGTCAAAACGCCCGTCAGCCTTCAGTCCTCCCCAGAACGCCGCTTTTTCTTTTTGCAAAGTCGGCACGTCCCGGAAATTGGATTGTATCGAAAAACCATACGCGGTCAGTGTAAACGACTTTTTGTGTTCGACGGAGTAACTTTCCACGAGAGCGCTCCTTTGCTTAAGATTAGTCGCCTGCTTTTTTCGCGCGAAGCCACATTTCGCCGTAAAATTTGCCGCCTTCAGCCGCTTTGACGAATGTGGAGTTGCCGGGACCAACGTATTTGTAGTCCGTAATTTCTTGGAGCAGGCCGCCGAATACTTTGCCTGTTATTTCGTCGGCAAGGCGGTCTTTGTCGGCGCCGGTGCCGGGCACCACGAGGTATTCCCCGGCGAGGAAGTCGAGAACGACCGCGTCTTCCACGTCGTATGCGCCCATCACGCCGAAGCCGCGCCAAGCCTTGCCGCCGATGACGTAATTGATTTGATATTCCTGCCCGTCAGCAAGCGCGAGAAGCTCGTCCAGCTTGCCGTTTTCAGTGATTTCCGTTTTTTTCGCCGCCGTTTTTGCCGCATTGCCTGCCCAGTCGTTGTAGTCTTCCAGTATAACGCCGAAAGCAGTCATTTTGTAGTTTTCCGAGACGGTTTGGATGGAGTAGCTAGCCATTATTATTCTCTCCTTTGGGATGATTCTTTACAAGATTGATACTAGTCGCTAAATGTATCAAAAAACGATACTTTTTTTGGCGGATGCCAAAAAGCGATGCTGCATTTCTGATACAATACAATCATGAAAAAGACCGAACGAGTGAACCTGATCATGC from the Cohnella hashimotonis genome contains:
- a CDS encoding NAD(P)H-binding protein, which produces MTITKAMVIGATGGTGAAITEELVSRGIDTIAFGRSRHKLEQFANRLGNPAHLTLAVGDAMRPDDIASQAGGADVWFHCANVPYHEMTSKLIPLGESVMEAADRMAARVVAIDGIYPYGRRQSNPVTEEHPKAPHTRKGKVRLDYERMLFSKRWNKAKVAIARLPDYYGPTANEASYLGSTLEAIAAGKMAFYIGNMHIPREFVYLPDAAAMIVELAGKEIAYGQNWHIPGTGLIAGRDIVKIAQSASGSVKSVIPLKKLGLSLLGIGMPVMKEVVEMLYLTEEPLTLSRDKYERFIGPVVATPFQEGIASTIKALQKRI
- a CDS encoding GyrI-like domain-containing protein, translating into MESYSVEHKKSFTLTAYGFSIQSNFRDVPTLQKEKAAFWGGLKADGRFDKLKAAAKDDREWSVNEVYQGRPWNYFAVEASKSVTDATRIIEFPESEYIVVAGTGDKEALFDQLTYRAFAEVLSQVTDYAYIGGPNATYRKENGDGTFYGEFWVPVVKK
- a CDS encoding GNAT family N-acetyltransferase — encoded protein: MSEIYRLATQEDAERIQEVIYEAYITIRELELHWPAAHADLAMIQTNIAEHECYVLEIDGEVQATVTLSKGNELKGITDLPFLRWFAVDPASQGKGVGNKLLTWVEEQIIRDKLGAPAVTLATAEKHPWLLPMYERRGYERLMAFDPGNGDGTMHLLKKSVAPGN